The Chryseolinea soli genome contains a region encoding:
- the rny gene encoding ribonuclease Y, with amino-acid sequence MSPTVIVIVVSAIATILLSLLIGSLLYKRKLQKNEENAEAKAKLIIKEAEIAAENLKKDRILEAKEKLLKMKTEFEEEANKKKSLIISNEQKIKQREATLSKEIENLKRKEGELDDIRLDLSAQLEHTKKRKEELDKFNQQKIQVLENISKLTADEAREQLIASLKDEAQTRASSYVKDIMEQAKLSATKEAKKIVIETIQRTATEHAIENCVSIFNIESDDIKGKVIGREGRNIRALEAATGVEIIVDDTPEAIIISGFDPVRREIARLSLHRLVQDGRIHPARIEEIVAKTTKNIEDEIVEIGERTVIDLGIHGLHPELVKMVGRMRFRSSYGQNLLQHSREVANLCAIMASELGLNVKQAKRAGLLHDIGKVWPEELEKPHAIVGMELAQKYKEHPAICNAIGAHHDEIEMTNIISPIVQSCDAISGARPGARREVMEQYIKRLKELEQLGLSFDGVDKCYAIQAGRELRVIVDAEKATDERAGQLSFDISQKIERDMQYPGQVKVTVIREMRSVAYAK; translated from the coding sequence ATGTCACCGACCGTCATAGTTATCGTGGTCAGCGCGATCGCAACGATCCTGCTGAGTCTGTTGATCGGGTCTCTCCTCTATAAAAGAAAACTTCAAAAGAACGAGGAGAACGCCGAGGCCAAAGCCAAGCTCATCATCAAGGAAGCCGAAATCGCCGCAGAAAACCTGAAAAAGGACCGCATCCTGGAAGCCAAAGAAAAGCTTCTGAAAATGAAGACCGAATTCGAGGAAGAAGCCAACAAGAAGAAGAGCCTTATCATTAGCAACGAGCAAAAGATCAAACAACGCGAGGCCACCCTCAGCAAAGAGATCGAGAACCTCAAACGCAAAGAAGGCGAATTAGACGACATTCGCCTCGACCTGTCGGCCCAACTGGAACACACCAAAAAACGCAAGGAAGAGCTCGACAAATTCAATCAGCAAAAGATCCAGGTGCTGGAAAACATCAGCAAGCTCACCGCTGACGAGGCCCGCGAGCAGCTGATCGCCAGCCTGAAAGACGAGGCCCAGACCCGCGCCTCCAGCTATGTGAAAGACATCATGGAACAAGCCAAGCTGTCGGCCACCAAGGAAGCCAAGAAGATCGTGATCGAAACCATCCAGCGCACCGCCACCGAGCATGCCATCGAGAACTGCGTGTCGATCTTCAACATCGAAAGCGACGACATCAAAGGAAAAGTGATCGGTCGCGAAGGACGCAACATCCGCGCCCTGGAGGCCGCCACCGGCGTGGAAATCATCGTGGACGACACTCCCGAAGCGATCATCATTTCGGGCTTCGATCCCGTGCGTCGCGAGATCGCCCGGTTGTCGCTGCACCGGTTGGTTCAGGATGGACGCATCCACCCCGCGCGCATCGAAGAGATCGTGGCCAAGACCACCAAAAATATTGAAGACGAGATCGTGGAGATCGGTGAACGCACCGTCATCGACCTGGGCATTCACGGGTTGCATCCCGAACTGGTGAAGATGGTGGGCCGCATGCGCTTCCGCTCGTCGTATGGACAAAATTTGTTGCAGCACTCGCGCGAAGTGGCCAACCTGTGTGCCATCATGGCGAGCGAATTAGGGTTGAACGTAAAGCAAGCCAAGCGCGCCGGTCTGTTACACGACATCGGCAAGGTGTGGCCCGAAGAGTTGGAGAAACCTCACGCTATTGTGGGTATGGAACTGGCACAGAAATACAAAGAGCACCCCGCCATTTGCAACGCCATCGGTGCCCACCACGACGAAATTGAGATGACCAACATCATCTCGCCCATCGTGCAATCGTGCGACGCCATCAGCGGTGCGCGCCCCGGTGCCCGTCGCGAGGTGATGGAGCAATACATCAAGCGTCTCAAAGAACTGGAACAATTGGGTCTGAGCTTCGACGGTGTAGACAAGTGCTACGCGATCCAGGCGGGCCGTGAGCTCCGCGTGATCGTGGATGCCGAGAAGGCCACCGACGAACGGGCAGGTCAACTCAGCTTCGACATCTCGCAAAAGATCGAACGCGACATGCAATATCCCGGCCAGGTGAAAGTGACCGTGATCCGCGAAATGCGCAGCGTAGCCTACGCGAAGTAA
- the pheT gene encoding phenylalanine--tRNA ligase subunit beta: protein MTISYNWLKEYIDIPETADAIGKVLTNTGLEVESVEVHETVKGGLQGLVIGQVLTCAKHPNADKLSVTTVDVGGGRILPIVCGAPNVAAGQKVVVALPGTTVHPTKGEPFTIKLAKIRGEQSEGMICAEDEIGLGESHAGIIVLNTDVPNGTPAASFYNISSDYIIEIGLTPNRADAASHIGVARDIKASLSREIRWPSVDSFAADDSSLVIPIEVENTAACPRYSGVTLSGVMVKESPEWLKNRLLAIGLTPINNVVDITNFVCHEMGQPLHAFDADQIAGGKVIVKTLPAGTKFVTLDNKERTLLDTDLMICNGKQEGMCIAGVFGGAKSGITGQSKNIFLESACFSPVYVRKTSQHHQLKTDASFRFERGTDPNITVYALKRAALLIKELGGGKISSPVADVYPAPIQNRSIEVKDKNVNRLIGKVIPRNEVHGILSRLDIRVMDVKDDRYMVSVPPYRVDVTQEADVVEEILRIYGFNNIELSDIARTDFLAEFPVKDIDKYKRNLGELLTGNGFNEIWTNSLTNYAYQQKHNLKFKGEAIEILNKLSEEQGILRQTLLFTGLEVCAYNINRRQKDLKVYEFGKIYYKEGGAYKEEERLALYMTGNVETENWRHKTQPTTYYDLAQHVLHIVLKSGLPNLKQESITDPVLEYGVRLLRGNVEIGKLGKVKAALLKDFGMKQDLFYAELYTSLLFQSANPKLVIQEVTKFPEVRRDLSLVIDKQVSFDEIRNLVMATEKRLIKNIIAFDVYEGENIPQGKKAYALGFTLLNEQKTLTDEEIDQTMAALMTAFEEQLGAVIRK, encoded by the coding sequence ATGACCATTTCTTACAATTGGCTGAAGGAGTATATCGACATCCCTGAAACCGCCGATGCCATTGGCAAGGTGCTGACCAACACGGGGCTGGAGGTAGAGAGCGTGGAGGTGCATGAAACCGTGAAGGGTGGACTGCAGGGGCTCGTCATTGGCCAGGTGCTCACCTGTGCCAAGCATCCCAATGCCGACAAACTTTCGGTGACCACGGTAGACGTTGGTGGCGGCAGGATCTTGCCCATTGTTTGTGGAGCTCCCAACGTGGCTGCTGGCCAAAAAGTGGTAGTAGCCCTCCCGGGAACGACCGTACACCCAACGAAGGGGGAACCCTTCACGATCAAGCTGGCAAAGATCCGCGGTGAACAGTCGGAAGGAATGATCTGTGCAGAGGACGAGATCGGGCTGGGCGAAAGCCATGCCGGTATCATTGTGTTGAACACGGATGTTCCCAACGGAACGCCCGCCGCTTCTTTCTATAACATTTCTTCAGACTACATTATAGAGATCGGGTTAACACCCAATCGCGCGGATGCGGCATCGCACATCGGTGTGGCCCGCGACATCAAAGCCTCGCTGAGCCGCGAGATCCGCTGGCCGTCGGTAGACAGCTTTGCCGCAGACGATTCGAGTCTCGTCATTCCGATTGAAGTGGAGAATACCGCGGCTTGCCCGCGCTATTCGGGGGTGACGCTTTCCGGTGTAATGGTAAAAGAATCACCCGAATGGTTAAAGAACCGCCTGCTCGCCATCGGGCTCACGCCTATTAACAACGTGGTGGATATCACCAACTTTGTTTGCCATGAAATGGGGCAGCCGCTGCATGCTTTTGATGCGGACCAGATCGCGGGAGGCAAAGTGATCGTGAAGACCTTGCCCGCCGGCACCAAATTCGTGACGCTCGACAACAAAGAGCGCACGCTGCTGGACACCGACCTCATGATCTGCAATGGCAAGCAAGAAGGCATGTGCATTGCGGGTGTGTTTGGCGGGGCAAAGTCGGGCATCACGGGACAATCGAAAAATATTTTCCTGGAAAGTGCGTGTTTCTCGCCGGTGTATGTTCGCAAAACATCACAACATCACCAGTTGAAGACCGATGCATCGTTCCGCTTTGAGCGGGGCACCGATCCGAACATCACCGTCTATGCGTTGAAGCGTGCGGCGTTGTTGATCAAGGAACTTGGCGGCGGAAAGATCTCATCGCCGGTGGCCGATGTTTATCCGGCACCCATTCAAAACCGGAGCATTGAAGTAAAAGACAAAAATGTTAATCGGTTGATCGGTAAGGTCATTCCACGAAACGAAGTTCACGGCATTCTCTCCAGGCTCGATATTCGTGTCATGGATGTAAAGGACGATCGATACATGGTTTCGGTTCCTCCGTATCGCGTGGACGTGACACAGGAAGCGGATGTGGTGGAGGAAATCCTGCGCATCTACGGCTTCAACAATATCGAACTGTCCGACATCGCGCGCACCGACTTCCTGGCAGAATTTCCCGTAAAGGATATCGACAAGTACAAGCGGAACCTGGGCGAGTTGCTGACCGGCAATGGCTTCAACGAGATTTGGACCAACTCGCTGACCAACTATGCCTACCAGCAAAAGCACAACCTGAAGTTTAAGGGTGAAGCCATCGAGATCTTGAATAAGCTGAGCGAAGAGCAAGGCATCTTGCGGCAAACGCTGCTGTTTACGGGATTGGAAGTTTGTGCCTATAACATCAACCGCCGGCAGAAAGACCTGAAGGTGTACGAGTTCGGCAAGATCTATTACAAAGAGGGCGGTGCCTACAAGGAGGAGGAGCGTCTGGCGTTGTATATGACCGGCAACGTGGAGACGGAGAACTGGCGGCATAAGACACAACCCACCACATACTACGACCTGGCGCAACACGTACTGCACATCGTGCTAAAATCGGGACTGCCCAACCTAAAGCAGGAATCTATTACTGATCCGGTACTGGAATACGGTGTGAGGTTGTTGCGCGGAAATGTGGAAATCGGCAAGCTTGGAAAAGTAAAAGCTGCGTTGCTGAAAGATTTTGGCATGAAGCAAGATTTATTTTATGCTGAGCTTTATACGTCCTTGCTTTTCCAATCGGCAAACCCTAAGTTAGTAATTCAGGAAGTGACGAAATTTCCCGAAGTAAGAAGAGACTTGTCGTTGGTGATCGACAAGCAGGTTAGCTTCGATGAGATACGCAACCTGGTCATGGCTACGGAGAAGCGGTTGATTAAAAACATTATTGCGTTCGATGTGTATGAAGGAGAGAACATCCCGCAAGGAAAGAAAGCGTATGCCCTGGGCTTCACCCTGCTGAATGAGCAGAAGACCCTGACAGACGAAGAGATAGACCAGACCATGGCAGCGCTGATGACGGCCTTCGAGGAGCAATTAGGGGCCGTGATCCGGAAATAA
- a CDS encoding cell division protein ZapA, translated as MDDLSIKIKIADREYPMKVKLTDEERVRLASKIINEKLKTYREQFGIDDKQDLLAMVAFDCLVDKMAAEETYQVIDQTVFEKVSQINHLVSQSIL; from the coding sequence ATGGACGACCTCTCAATAAAAATCAAGATAGCAGACCGCGAATACCCAATGAAGGTGAAGCTAACGGATGAAGAGCGCGTTCGACTGGCCAGCAAGATCATCAATGAAAAATTAAAGACTTACCGGGAGCAATTTGGGATAGATGATAAACAAGATCTGTTGGCCATGGTGGCCTTCGACTGCCTGGTAGACAAGATGGCGGCCGAGGAAACCTACCAGGTGATCGACCAAACGGTGTTTGAGAAAGTTAGCCAAATCAACCACCTCGTCTCCCAATCCATTCTCTGA